CATTCAATGGCCAGCTCCTTGAATTTGATGTTGCTTAACCTGGCAAGATCAACTTCAGACAGGAAGAGGAATCTCAGAATGGTTTCTTTTCAAAGGAGACCAGCCCGTGGACTCCGCCTTCAATTTGGGCAGCTCCCGATCTTACCTGTAACAAAAGAAGAGCATAAGGAAACTGCGCAATTATACGCCTCATAAGCACCTGTGAGAGGCTACAAACAGACCAAATGATTAAAGGTTCCACTGCAAATAATGGGATGTTACGATCTGATTTTCATCCAGTACAAGGTTCGGCTTTCAAGTGGTAAATCCAGCAAGAAGTACACAAATGCTACACAGTGGAGTTCTGCTAATTTATCAAACAGATCCATCGaccttttctaatctaatatatgaaAGTAAGGACATAAAAAGCCACGTTTCTCTCAGGGTTCTCTTATATTTGGAATTCTAACAATCATTACCAGTTAAGAATTCGTCAGGTTTACTTTACTAATCACATTCCTCTTTGCAATAAATCAGTACTATTATTGTCAGTGCCGTAGTTTCATCGAAAGATTCCAAGCAACATTATtcacgaagaaaaaaaaaagtctctctGTTCCCCTTTCAACAAACAATGTTGCAAAGAGAAAGGGCATGCTCTAGAACATTGGATAAAGGATACCATTTGGCACAACTTAAGAATAATATACAAAAATTTAAAGCATCATAAACTGTAATATTCTCTTAATTAACACTTAACAAGTACCTAAAGGCACCATTCAACAGATTCCAATAATTAAAGAGCAACTGTCCTATGATCTTTTCAGACAATAAAACTTCAAGCAAATAGTTAAAACTCAGACAACCTATCAAGACTATTGAGAAAagtaaaagccaaaacaaaccTTTATAGAAATTACAACAATATAGAATGGCCATACCTCTAGCCTCAacgatgtttttatcatgtcaTGAGCATCTCTTAAAGACTGAGCTCCAAGATCTTGGAAACCTTGCTTAACAGCTTGCATGGTATAAGGGACAAACTTTAAGACCGACCCTTTATCTGCAACTGCACCGACGACACCCTGTGCAATCTTGAGTTTGGATGTGTCACCCAAGTATCTTGCATCACTCCCTTTAGTCATTGCCTCAAGTGAACCCATGCCTCGGTACTTTTTCAATCGACGACCATCCTGAAAAAGCCAAAAGACACTTCAGTAAAATAGGTCAGAAGAAATTATCCATAGCAACCAAATGAGTCCATGCAGAGAAGATAAATGCAAACCTATCagcttaattttgaaaatgtttctCCTGAAACAATTCTTAAAAAGACCAAGCCCATAACCAACTCTCATATGACATGGTTGCGGTCAATGACAACCAAATCAACACTTACACtaaatcaattttatgaatttttatccATTACGTGAAGCACATGGTAGTTAATAGAAGATAGATAAAAATAGGATTTAACCCTGCAACCATGGTGTCACATGATAGGACAACCTGACACGCTCCACAAAAGGATAGTCATATAAGTAGTACTTTTTCTTTGCTGGCTCAGGGAAGGCAAGAGGTAGCTGTGAGTATGTATAAACAAAACTTAAGAAGTATAAAAGCACGCCCTCCATATCAATCGTTACAAAATCGTCAAATTAcaaattgaatattcatttgGAAACATTCTTGGACGAAAACTAGTAGAATTCTCAGTTTGCCTTTAAAGTGCttctgggagattctgatcaAATTACTGCTAAAGAAACAACACACATAAGTTCCTCAGCCAAAAGTCtagtttaataaaaatttatgatctcagctctttatttatttctcaGAACAAGTGAAAGCTTCATTTTGTAACTCCAATGAAAAGAATATCAATATATAGAAAGTGACAAAAAAACGTTTTCCAGAGAGCGCTAGGAAAAGAATGCTCAATTGACCAACAGTAATTCCGAAACAATTGCAAACAAGACTTAAGGTTTCATTCTCAATCCTAAGATGTAACATggtgaaaaaaacaaagacattGGAGTCAAAAACACTTGGGCAGGACGTTCAGAGTTCTCCATCCAACCAACCATACCACATGTCAACAGCAAAGAGAGATGTAAAGGAAACAGAGATAATTTTCCACTGATGAGAAACATGTGGCACCTTATTGAGAGCAGAAAAATTACGCATAGCAGTAGTAACTACAAATTACCTGAACCACATAAGCACCAGGAGCCTCCGTACTTCCAGCTAGGAAGCTTCCCATCATCACAGTGGATGCCCCAAGGGACAAAGCTTTGACAATGTGCCCAGAGTTTGAAATGCCACCATCCGCAATGATTGGCACACCATATTGAGAAGCAAGAGATGAAACCTTGTAGACAGCAGTAGCCTGAACAGTTTACAAGAATAAGTTAATTAAAGAAATCCTAATCAGAATGAGTGCTTAGGGGAAGCAATTGGAAAGAAGATTAACAAAATTACTTCAAGGACATATACTCGTCACATCATTTTAGCACATAATAATTTGGACAACAAAGTATTattctataaaaaattattgtccttAGGGTATGTCGCCCACTCAGTGCAGTGAGTCATatctaaaaaaagagaaaaggaaagataatATGCAATCCAACCTATTATATTGAAGcgtacaaaaacaaaaaaaaaacagaaaaaaagaagatatgcCAAGCGGCTTTACCTGCCCACGTCCAACGGCACGGACCTCCTGGGTGGTACAAATAGAACCAGACCCCATGCCAACCCTCAAACCATCAACCCCAGCCTTGATCAAATTATCTGCCTGGTACATTGTGACCACATTGCCACCAATGACATCCAACTCAGGGTACGTTTTCTTCACGTACTTGATCATGTCAATCTGATAAAGGGAATTTCCCTGAGAACTGTTGAGCACCACCACATTGACACCAACCTTGACTAGGTGCTGCAGCCTCTCCTTATCCACCTCTCTTGTCCCTATCGCTGCTCCCACCATCCACTCTCCATCGGGACCCACTGAACCCCCTCTCACCAATCTGGGGTAGCCTCTCAACCTCTCCACATCCTCTCTCCCGGTGACATCTACTGTCTCTCCTCCCTTAATTATTGGCGTAAATTCTTTCTCTGCCTTCTCCTCAAAGTAGCAGATCATCCTTGCCAAATCACAATCCCAAGGGGCAAAATCATGGGACTCGACCATGTAATCAGCCAGCTGTGTTTCCTTGTCTGTGAGGTTCATCCAATCAGACTTGGCTACATAACCCACCAACTTTCCACGGCAATCACCAGAGTCTGTGATGAGGATGCAAGGAGCATCGGCAAAATCCTCGATGGAGATGATGGAATCAGAGGGAGATCGAAAGACAGGATTGGAGAGGACAGGGAAGCGGGAGGATTTGGCCGCTTTGACTAAGGAGGCTTGGTCGGAGGGAGAGATATTGGCATGAATGATGCCGATGCCGCCAAGAGCTGCCATGGCTCGGGCCATGGAGGATTCTGTGACAGTGTCCATCGGTGAGGAGACACATGGGATGTTGAGAGAGATGTTGCGCGTGAGCTTGGTAGAGAGTTCAACCTGCTCCACTGGGAATCCAATATAGCCTGGGAGGAAGATGATATCATCATATGTGTAGGAGTAACCCTGATGGAACAGCTTCTGCGCCGAATACCCATCCTCGAACTCCATTATCCTAAAAGCCACTTTTGAGATTGACTAAATATAATCATAGAACTCTCAAATAGACCTACCGTTTGGCAGACTTCcttcaaattcaaaatcaaattacaAACTTCCCAATAAATCTACAACAGATTTGAGTGGTGAGAATACTAAGCAGACCTCTGCACACTATTATgctcattctttttcttttcgcagCAAATATAAAGGATAAAATGTCATTATACTGGATCCCCACCTACGTCACCAACCGTATAACACTCACAGCATGATTAACGCGAGCAGATAAGAGAGGCAAGATAAGCAAACTGGTGCTTATGTTTGTGGCGTCAACACTCAGGCCATGGATTTTGCGTGAAGCCACTGATAACATGGGAACATAAAGATAGATACTCGATTATGGATCAAAACTGCTTGTAAGAATGGCTGATGAAACAAATTACATCATGCAAACCCTAACTATTTTATAACTTCCTCTCAGAGGCATATCATCGAACGGTTCATGGGCACTGCGAAAGTTCCGCCTAGCTATGGAACCGAAGAAAAATATCTTAACCCAAAACAACATTAGAACGACAACAGCATCACAAGCCATCCAGGAAAGACTCAGATTCCAAGTTATCTACCCAAGTAGTGTTAAAATGACACAAAGCAGGGGAGAGAATGGGGCAAGCGTTACCTGGTCAATAAGCTAAAGGCAAAGTCACGGTGGATGATGACTGAATCAGAGAATCAGAGTGAAACTTCAGTTGGTTAGAGGATAGAAACCACAAACACCGAACAACCTTCAAGCAAACGTCTGGTTTCGCTGAGATTTCCGGTCAGGACACCAGAAGAAGCCGCCTCTGTGAAAAAAACGCCAAAACAGGGACTCTCTGGCCTCCGGAACATCAGGGTTGGAAGAAAGGcgtctctttttatttttgtctctcCATGTTCCACTCTTCTAGCCATGTTAAAATAGTTCTCATTGCGGGTTCAGTTCAGTAGgcgtcatcttcttcaccagcGAGTCAATTCACTTTCGCTTCCTACTCTCCTGTGAGGAAGCAACCCAATCTGGTGTTGGGCTAACAATCGTGGGCTAGAAGGAATTTATCTGGATCAGGCCCACGTTTACTTTGAGGCCCAAGCCCAAGGAACAGCCTTTTGACAATCAGGTTGGGGCAGATTCGGATTAAGTCCGGGTTTTTTTGGGAGATGAATTACTCAAGAGATGGaagtattttggtcattttagggTAAGCCACTCGTACAGCAGAGGATCCATATCCTAACTTCAAAAGACAAATTTTAGTTCAAGATCAGATTAGTACTATAATTGCACAGGAATCGATTGTGTAATAGTCTGCGGATGACTGTTAGGTTTTGggctacaaaaaaataagtaataattaattattaaaaaatttggggtcCCGTTCCTTTGAGAATTTGTGGCCCGCAACATACTATTATTCTCACAACCACTCAaagactgttatgctagcaaaacccTTATTGTACCTTAATAAGCTCGTGAATCGTAATATTTAGATTTTCATTCATGCATGAGTCAATAAATATAAGGAAACAACCCATCATCATCTACAGAATAGCTAGTAGAATATATCGATTCCTACATGAAGTCTACTAAACGTTAAGCCAGAATCCCAACATGGCGTTTGGCCTAGATGACAATTAGATGAGAAGAGAGTTTTCCCATCTTTTATGAGATTTTGAGTTCCAGTCTTGTTGGGAGCACTTCCTGTGCGCCATTAAGATTGCCCGAAGAGGTGGACATGCTCGAGAGCAGAGTTGAACGTCACACGACCGCTTTAAGTTCAAGAGGAACGTATTATAAGCATGAACTTCAGTATCTATATATACCCGAAGAGACCAAGAATGCAATAGCTGCTGCCGACGAGCAACGTCAGACCGCCACCATCAGATTCGGCAGTAAACACCACGTCGTTGCATGTCACAGATACGTCAAATGTGGGAACCCACCACCCGCCTAAGCCGAGCCTCCTACCAGAGCTCAGAACAGCATCGACCCTCACCTCACCACGCTCCAAACCCAACACGAGGCTCTTAATGGAGAGATCGTTCGCCATGGGCAAGGCGGAGTGAAAATGAACTCGAACGTTCGCACTGCTCGCGGCTTTCTGAAGGAAAGGACTGACCTTGGCGTGGGCCAAAGGAGCGGAGTCCAAGTAGATGGTGGCCTTCGTGCGGGTGTACTTAACGGGGACGAGTTTGCTCGGGTTCTCGACCGTGAAGACGAGGGTCCATTCGGTGGCGACGCGGGAGTCAGAGACGTTGAAGGAAGAGAGGGATGAGGCCGGGTCGAGGGAGAAAGTCGGGGACATGGTCGCGGGTATGGCtaggaagatgatgatggggaagcAGAGAGAGAGCGTCGCAGTCACGAGGCACTGTTTGACGACCTTGCGACACCGACGAGAACCGCGGTGGGCCTCTTGCTCGGTCACGGGAACGGAGGACATGGTCCGCTGTATGACCTGGCTTGTACTGGCTCTACGGACAACAGGGCAAGCTCGATTCAGAACTTGGGAGCAGCTTTGGTTTTTGGTGGGGGGAGAGGTTATGAGTCTTCGTTTTATATAGGTGTCGGCTACGTCGCCTGGTTCGAAGTTAGACGTGTAAGTAACGTCCGGGGTCATTGATCTTAAAAGAATGGAACGAAACTAAAGGTGGcgcaaaaaaggacaaaaaaaaattctcccgaAATTTCGTAGCACCTGTTGAGATCCGCATAGAGACGATGTCATAATGATGATGTCATTGATGGTTCTCCACCATTATGACATCGTCTCTATGCGGATCTCAACAGGTGCTACGAAATTATGGTTGAATACTATAGATTTCCAATCTACAAAAATGTCAATCCCGGAACTTAGCATGAAAAAACCACTTGCTTTTTTCTCATGTCCAAAAGGAAACATGCTTAAGAGTTTGTCGTTTTATGTCCAACGATGACGGAGATGGTGCTAAAAGAAAGCGTGTATTGCGatctcattcttttttcttattttagtaTTGAAATTTGctaacataataatttttaattgacCATAAAAATAACATGTTGTAGATCATAAATTCATGAAAGAGTAGACTCTATAATGTTTTATTATtgtttgttatctttttttttcccttataatCAATCCCACAGTAAAAAAAACCTATCATGTAAGTATATTTCCT
This genomic interval from Rhodamnia argentea isolate NSW1041297 chromosome 4, ASM2092103v1, whole genome shotgun sequence contains the following:
- the LOC115740643 gene encoding inosine-5'-monophosphate dehydrogenase-like isoform X2 translates to MEFEDGYSAQKLFHQGYSYTYDDIIFLPGYIGFPVEQVELSTKLTRNISLNIPCVSSPMDTVTESSMARAMAALGGIGIIHANISPSDQASLVKAAKSSRFPVLSNPVFRSPSDSIISIEDFADAPCILITDSGDCRGKLVGYVAKSDWMNLTDKETQLADYMVESHDFAPWDCDLARMICYFEEKAEKEFTPIIKGGETVDVTGREDVERLRGYPRLVRGGSVGPDGEWMVGAAIGTREVDKERLQHLVKVGVNVVVLNSSQGNSLYQIDMIKYVKKTYPELDVIGGNVVTMYQADNLIKAGVDGLRVGMGSGSICTTQEVRAVGRGQATAVYKVSSLASQYGVPIIADGGISNSGHIVKALSLGASTVMMGSFLAGSTEAPGAYVVQVICSYYCYA
- the LOC115740643 gene encoding inosine-5'-monophosphate dehydrogenase-like isoform X1, with protein sequence MEFEDGYSAQKLFHQGYSYTYDDIIFLPGYIGFPVEQVELSTKLTRNISLNIPCVSSPMDTVTESSMARAMAALGGIGIIHANISPSDQASLVKAAKSSRFPVLSNPVFRSPSDSIISIEDFADAPCILITDSGDCRGKLVGYVAKSDWMNLTDKETQLADYMVESHDFAPWDCDLARMICYFEEKAEKEFTPIIKGGETVDVTGREDVERLRGYPRLVRGGSVGPDGEWMVGAAIGTREVDKERLQHLVKVGVNVVVLNSSQGNSLYQIDMIKYVKKTYPELDVIGGNVVTMYQADNLIKAGVDGLRVGMGSGSICTTQEVRAVGRGQATAVYKVSSLASQYGVPIIADGGISNSGHIVKALSLGASTVMMGSFLAGSTEAPGAYVVQDGRRLKKYRGMGSLEAMTKGSDARYLGDTSKLKIAQGVVGAVADKGSVLKFVPYTMQAVKQGFQDLGAQSLRDAHDMIKTSLRLEVRSGAAQIEGGVHGLVSFEKKPF